Proteins found in one Balaenoptera musculus isolate JJ_BM4_2016_0621 chromosome 4, mBalMus1.pri.v3, whole genome shotgun sequence genomic segment:
- the TM4SF1 gene encoding transmembrane 4 L6 family member 1, which produces MCYGKCARCIGHSLVWLAILCIVANILLYFPNGETKYASEDHLSHFVWFFSGIIGGGLLMLLPAFIFMGLEQDDCCGCGGHENCGKRCAMFSSVLAALIGIAGSGYCVIVAALGLAEGPRCLDASGQWNYTFANTEGGYLLDSSTWSQCIEPKHAVEWNVSLFSILLALGGIEFILCLFQIINGVLGGICGYCCSRQQQYDC; this is translated from the exons ATGTGCTACGGGAAATGCGCGCGATGCATAGGACATTCTCTGGTGTGGCTCGCCATCCTCTGCATTGTAGCTAATATTTTGCTGTACTTTCCCAATGGGGAAACAAAGTACGCTTCTGAAGACCATCTTAGCCACTTTGTGTGGTTCTTCTCTGGCATCATAGGAGGAGGTTTGCTG ATGCTCCTGCCAGCATTCATCTTCATGGGGCTGGAACAGGACGACTGCTGCGGCTGCGGCGGCCACGAAAACTGCGGCAAAAGATGCGCG ATGTTTTCTTCTGTCCTGGCCGCTCTCATCGGAATTGCAGGATCTGGCTACTGCGTCATTGTGGCCGCACTGGGCTTAGCGGAAGGACCAAGATGTCTTGATGCCAGTGGCCAATGGAACTACACCTTTGCCAACACGGAGGGAGG TTACCTTCTGGATAGCTCCACGTGGTCCCAGTGCATTGAACCCAAGCATGCAGTGGAATGGAATGTCTCTCTGTTTTCTATACTCTTGGCACTTGGTGGCATTGAATTCATCTTGTGTCTCTTTCAAATAATAAACGGGGTGCTTGGAGGCATCTGTGGTTATTGCTGCTCTCGCCAACAG cAATATGATTGCTAG